A single genomic interval of Alligator mississippiensis isolate rAllMis1 chromosome 15, rAllMis1, whole genome shotgun sequence harbors:
- the ANP32E gene encoding acidic leucine-rich nuclear phosphoprotein 32 family member E, with product MEMMKRVVLELRNRAPEKVTELVLDNCRSSNGEIEGLNDSFKELEFLSMANVELTSLAKLPTLSKLRKLELSDNVISGGLEVLAERCPNLTYLNLSGNKIKDLSTVEALQNLKNLKSLDLFNCDVTNLEDYRESVFELLQQITYLDGFDQEDNEAPDSEDEDDEEGDEEDEEDEDEAGPPGEYEEDEDEDDAGSDLGEGEEEEEVGLSYLMKEEIQDEDDDDDYVEEGGDEEEEAEGVRGEKRKREPEDEGEEEDD from the exons ATGGAGATGATGAAGCGCGTGGTGCTGGAGCTGAGGAACCGCGCGCCCGAGAAG gtgACAGAGTTAGTGCTTGACAACTGCCGATCCAGCAATGGCGAAATTGAAGGTCTGAATGACTCCTTTAAAGAGCTGGAGTTTCTCAGCATGGCCAACGTAGAGCTGACATCCCTGGCCAAGCTCCCCACCTTGAGTAAGCTCCGAAAG CTGGAATTGAGCGACAACGTCATTTCGGGAGGCCTAGAGGTCCTGGCAGAAAGATGTCCAAATCTCACATATCTAAATCTAAGTGGCAACAAAATCAAAgatctcagcactgtggaagcccTT caaaatctcAAAAACTTGAAGAGCCTGGACTTGTTCAACTGTGACGTCACAAACCTGGAGGATTACAGGGAAAGcgtttttgagctgcttcaacaGATCACCTACCTAGATGGGTTTGATCAGGAAGATAACGAGGCCCCTGACTCAGAAGACGAGGATGACGAAG aaggggatgaggaggatgaagaagatgaagatgaagctggtccGCCAGGAGAATacgaagaagatgaagatgaagatgatgcgggttcagatttgggggagggtgaagaggaggaagaagttggTCTTTCATACCTGATGAAGGAGGAGATCCAG GATGAAGATGATGACGACGATTACGTCGAAGAAGGTGGCgatgaggaggaagaag CTGAGGGTGTCCGAGGGGAGAAGAGGAAACGAGAACCTGAAGATGAAGGCGAAGAAGAGGATGATTAA